The Paenibacillus amylolyticus genome contains the following window.
AAGCGATGGAAGAGGGCAGCCGCACGATCATGTGTGCATCCACAGGTAATACGTCAGCAGCTGCAGCGGCCTACGCCGCACGTGGTGGGCTCAATTGTATCGTGCTGATTCCGAATAACAACATTGCACTGGGTAAACTGGCCCAAGCCATGATCTATGGTGCCAAAGTTATTGCGATCAATGGTAACTTTGACCGTGCACTGGAGATTGTGCGTGAGATCACAGCCAAACATCCGATCACGCTTGTAAACTCTGTGAATCCGTACCGTATTGAAGGACAGAAGACAGCAGCGTTTGAAGTGATTGAACAACTTGGCGAAGCACCTGACGTTCTGGCTATCCCAGTCGGTAATGCGGGTAATATCTCGGCTTATTGGAAAGGATTCAAGGAATATAAAGAGGCAGGTAAGTCCAGCACGCTGCCACGCATGGTTGGTTTCGAAGCTGAAGGTGCGATGGCCATTGTCAAAGGTGAGCCGATCCTTGAACCTGAAACGGTAGCAACAGCAATTCGGATCGGTAATCCGGCGAGCTGGAAAACGGCAGTAGCTGCAGCTGAGGAATCTGGTGGACAGATTAACTATGTGACCGATGAACAAATCCTGACAGCGTACCGTACGCTTGCTTCTCGTGAAGGCATTTTTGCGGAACCTGCTTCTGCGGCTTCCCTTGCCGGTGTATACAAACTGAAGAGCGAAGGGTACTTTAAAGGCGGAGAGACTGTAGTTTGTGTACTGACAGGCAATGGTCTGAAAGATCCGAATATTGCGATCAAAACAGTAGCGACTGAGCCACTTGTTGTTGAAGATACGGAAGAAGCAGTAATGGCAGCCATTGCACAACTGGAGCAGCAATCTGTATGAGTTTGCGTGAAAAGGTAACTGTAAAAATACCTGCAAGCACAGCCAATCTCGGTCCGGGGTTTGATACCCTGGGCATGGCATTGTCTCTGTATGCCTGGTTGGAAATGAAACCTGCCGAGCAGACGACATTTCATCTTCACGGCGACCATCTGACAGGCCTGCCTACGGATAAATCGAATTTGATCTATGAGGTCGCACAGATGGTATTCGATGAAGCTGGGGTATCTGTACCTGAGTTGGAGATTTCCATGTATTCCGATATTCCGCTTACGCGTGGACTCGGGAGCAGTGCATCCGCCATCGTTGGTGCACTGGCAGCAGCAAATGCATTAATCGGTGCGCCTTTATCTGATGCGAAACTTCTGGATATGGCCACATCCCTCGAGAAGCATCCTGATAATGTGGGAGCATCTCTATATGGCGGTATTATTACAGCTGCATGGAATGGTCAAAAGGTAGATCATATTCGTATTGAACCACACCAGGATTTGCAGGCTTTGGTTATTGTCCCTGAATTCCAGCTGTCTACTTCAAAAGCAAGGAATGTGATTCCTGAGCAATTTGGCATGTCTGATGTTGTGCATAACATTAGCAGATCCTCACTGCTCGTTGCCGCTTTGGCGAGTGGCCGATTGGATATGATTCAGAAGGGAAT
Protein-coding sequences here:
- the thrC gene encoding threonine synthase; the protein is MRYQGLLQTYREHLPVNENTPLLTLQEGNTPLIHAENLSEELGLNVYFKYEGLNPTGSFKDRGMVMAVAKAMEEGSRTIMCASTGNTSAAAAAYAARGGLNCIVLIPNNNIALGKLAQAMIYGAKVIAINGNFDRALEIVREITAKHPITLVNSVNPYRIEGQKTAAFEVIEQLGEAPDVLAIPVGNAGNISAYWKGFKEYKEAGKSSTLPRMVGFEAEGAMAIVKGEPILEPETVATAIRIGNPASWKTAVAAAEESGGQINYVTDEQILTAYRTLASREGIFAEPASAASLAGVYKLKSEGYFKGGETVVCVLTGNGLKDPNIAIKTVATEPLVVEDTEEAVMAAIAQLEQQSV
- the thrB gene encoding homoserine kinase; the encoded protein is MSLREKVTVKIPASTANLGPGFDTLGMALSLYAWLEMKPAEQTTFHLHGDHLTGLPTDKSNLIYEVAQMVFDEAGVSVPELEISMYSDIPLTRGLGSSASAIVGALAAANALIGAPLSDAKLLDMATSLEKHPDNVGASLYGGIITAAWNGQKVDHIRIEPHQDLQALVIVPEFQLSTSKARNVIPEQFGMSDVVHNISRSSLLVAALASGRLDMIQKGMSDRIHQPYRASLVPGMAEILEHAVDHGALGSALSGAGPTVLTLVDRHDTRKAGLEQYLLDTMEREGISATALWLDPDLDGVTVLPDQEDRPFLDRIKGEVKA